In Emys orbicularis isolate rEmyOrb1 chromosome 12, rEmyOrb1.hap1, whole genome shotgun sequence, one genomic interval encodes:
- the LOC135887243 gene encoding olfactory receptor 11A1-like, which translates to MKPTASKQQGNETIITEFILLGFGTLTQLHILLFLLFLVIYIVTMVGNILIIALVVAEQHLHTPMYFFLGNLACLETCYTSTILPRMLASLLTGYRTISVRGCITQFYFFGSLATTECSLLSMMSYDQYLAICKPLHYAALMNSRSCIKLVVGSWIGGFISIAILIFMMSQLTFCGPNEVDHFFCDLTPIINLSCSNIHMLEVTAFIHSSTFTLPPFLLTLASYVCIISAILRIPSTTGRQKAFSTCSSHLILVTIFYGTLVIVYLLSGSEALRDLNKVLSVVYGALTPLVNPLIYSLKNKEVKEALRKAVLKFFVFYKNTDISR; encoded by the coding sequence ATGAAACCTACTGCAAGCAAACAACAGGGAAATGAAACGAtcatcacagaattcatcctcctgggattcgggACTCTCACTCAACTGCAtatccttctcttcctgctgtttctagtgatctacattgtgaccaTGGTCGGGAACATCCTCATAATTGCGCTAGTTGTGGCTGagcagcaccttcacacccccatgtacttcttcctggggaacttggcctgcttggagacctgctacacctccaccatccttCCCAGGATGCTGGCGAGTCTCCTGACTGGGTACAGAACCATCTCTGTTAGAGGCTGCATCACacaattttatttctttggttCTCTGGCCACCACTGAATGTTCTCTCTTATCTATGATGTCTTATGATCAGTATTTAGCGATATGCAAACCCCTGCATTATGCAGCCCTTATGAACAGCAGATCCTGCATCAAACTAGTGGTTGGGTCTTGGATAGGTGGATTTATATCTATTGCCATCTTAATATTTATGATGTCCCAATTAAcattctgtggccccaatgaagttgaccatttcttttgtgatttaaCCCCAATAATAAACCTCTCCTGCAGCAACATCCACATGCTGGAAGTTACTGCTTTCATACATTCCTCTACATTCACATTGCCTCCATTTCTATTAACGCTGGCATCCTATGTTTGTATCATCTCtgccatcctgagaatcccttccaccaccgggaggCAAAAAGCCTTTTCCActtgctcctcccacctcattctGGTAACAATTTTCTATGGAACTCTAGTCATTGTGTATCTGCTATCAGGCTCTGAGGCATTGAGGGACCTGAACAAAGTGCTCTCTGTTGTCTATGGAGCCCTAACCCCATTGGTCAACCCCCTCATAtacagcctgaaaaacaaggaggttAAGGAAGCCTTGAGGAAAGCTGTCCTTAAATTTTTTGTCTTTTACAAGAACACAGATATTTCAAGATAA